In Amycolatopsis sp. FBCC-B4732, the genomic stretch GTGCGGTCTGCAGCCCGAGCATGCCCGGCCGGGCCGCGCTCCACTCGGTGTCCTTGTCCTGCACGGCGTGCGGCGCGTGGTCGGTGGCGACGCAGTCGATGGTCCCGTCGGCCAGCGCGGCCCGCAGCCGCGCGGTGTCTGATTGGGTGCGCAGCGGCGGGTTCACCTTGTTGACCGGGTCGTAGGTGGCCAGGCGCTCGTCGGTCAGCAGCAGGTGGTGCGGCGTGACCTCGGCGGACACCTTCGTGCCGCGGTCCTTCGCCCAGCGCAGCACGTCCGCGGTGCCCGAAGTGGACACGTGGCAGACGTGCAGCCGCGCGTTCGCGTGCCGCGCCAGGAGGCAGTCCCGGGCCACGATGGACTCTTCCGCCGCGGCGGGCCAGCCGGTGTAGCCGAGCCGGGCCGCACGCTCGCCTTCGTGCGCCTGGGCGCCGACGGTCAGCCGCGGCTCTTCGGCGTGCTGCGCGATGACGACGTCCAGCGCGGTCGAGTACTCCAGCGCCCGGCGCATGAGCAGCGGGTCGGCGACGCAGAGGCCGTCGTCGGAGAACACCTTCACCCGCGCCTGCGAGTTCGCCATCGTGCCCAGCTCGGCGAGCTTCTCGCCCTTGAGCCCGACGGTGACCGCGCCGACCGGGTGGACGTCGACCAGGCCGACCTCCTGCCCGCGCCGCCACACGTGGTCGACGATCACGGCGTTGTCGGCGACCGGGTCGGTGTTGGCCATGGCGAACACGGCGGTGTAGCCGCCGAGCGCCGCCGCGGCCGAGCC encodes the following:
- a CDS encoding dihydroorotase; amino-acid sequence: MSTLIKGARPYGEGDPVDVLIEDGVITAIGAVDVPEDAEIIEADGQVLLPGFVDLHTHLREPGREDTETIETGSAAAALGGYTAVFAMANTDPVADNAVIVDHVWRRGQEVGLVDVHPVGAVTVGLKGEKLAELGTMANSQARVKVFSDDGLCVADPLLMRRALEYSTALDVVIAQHAEEPRLTVGAQAHEGERAARLGYTGWPAAAEESIVARDCLLARHANARLHVCHVSTSGTADVLRWAKDRGTKVSAEVTPHHLLLTDERLATYDPVNKVNPPLRTQSDTARLRAALADGTIDCVATDHAPHAVQDKDTEWSAARPGMLGLQTALSIVAETMVRTGLLDWRGVARVMSERPAEIGNLAGQGRPIEVGEPANLTLVDPDAEWTVRGAELASIAANTPYEGMRLPGVVTATLLRGRLTARDGKVC